A genomic segment from Desulfonatronum lacustre DSM 10312 encodes:
- a CDS encoding prepilin peptidase: protein MTPLIAFFPLIALALGLVLGSFYNVCIHRYLTGESIVLPASHCPRCRNALVWWENIPLVSFILLRGRCRACKEPISWRYPIVEAVSGIWALLLAVQFGLGWEWLLYMAVGGLLIIMSFIDFQEFILPDVFTFPGAILAFSGTALMTDMTWGDSLLGAVIGAGAFWLLQKGYYLVRGVEGLGTGDIKLMLMLGALVGWQGLPMMIFLAAFTALAASLGYMAKNAHQGMRTRIPFGPFLSLGAMLQILYGPVLMHLLMPLA from the coding sequence GTGACCCCATTAATCGCCTTTTTCCCCCTCATCGCCCTGGCCCTCGGCCTCGTCCTGGGCAGCTTCTACAACGTCTGTATCCATCGCTACCTGACCGGAGAGTCCATTGTCCTGCCGGCCTCGCATTGTCCGCGTTGCCGCAACGCGCTTGTCTGGTGGGAGAATATTCCGCTGGTCAGCTTCATCCTGTTGCGCGGGCGGTGCCGGGCTTGCAAGGAGCCCATTTCCTGGCGCTATCCCATCGTGGAGGCGGTTTCCGGGATCTGGGCGCTGCTGCTGGCAGTGCAATTCGGCCTGGGCTGGGAATGGCTTTTGTACATGGCCGTTGGGGGATTGCTGATCATTATGAGCTTCATCGATTTTCAGGAATTCATCCTGCCGGACGTGTTCACGTTCCCTGGGGCGATTCTGGCTTTCTCCGGGACGGCGTTGATGACGGACATGACCTGGGGCGACTCCCTGCTTGGCGCGGTGATCGGCGCGGGGGCCTTTTGGTTGTTGCAGAAAGGGTACTACCTGGTGCGCGGCGTGGAAGGGCTGGGGACAGGGGACATCAAGCTGATGCTGATGCTCGGGGCCCTGGTGGGCTGGCAGGGGCTGCCGATGATGATCTTTCTGGCCGCGTTCACGGCCCTGGCGGCCAGCCTGGGCTACATGGCAAAAAATGCCCATCAGGGCATGCGGACCCGGATTCCCTTTGGCCCGTTTCTCAGCCTGGGGGCCATGCTTCAAATCTTGTACGGGCCTGTTTTGATGCACCTTTTGATGCCCTTGGCGTAG
- a CDS encoding pyridoxal-phosphate-dependent aminotransferase family protein, with translation MRNKLRLLTPGPTPLPEEVRLALAQDMVHHRKPGFKAVLHRIQEGLQWLFGTTQPVLPLTCSGSGAMNAAVWNLFQPGERVLVVEAGKFGQRWKDIALARGLEATVLKLPWGQAVSPEAIREALDGDPAIRGVLVQASETSTGVLHPVRDIAEMTRHRDVLLVVDGISAVAISPCPMDEWGVDCLLTGSQKGLMLPPGLAFIALSARAWAAVERQAGPAGSPGACPVAYFDLRRERENCLKDQTLFTPAINLLNGLDVSLRLFRERGLEEIFRKQWALTQLTRRAVRTLGLELLVQKQYTWGLTSILVPAGLDGQRLLQIAADAYGVVMAGGQDHLKGRIIRLGHMGHVDYADVLAGLYALRQAFKACGGHTASRDYLEAGLTAYEQALDPRSVPGEEPERT, from the coding sequence ATGCGCAACAAGCTGCGTTTGCTGACCCCGGGGCCGACGCCCTTGCCCGAGGAGGTCCGCCTAGCCCTGGCCCAGGATATGGTCCATCATCGCAAGCCCGGATTCAAGGCTGTTTTGCACCGCATCCAGGAAGGGCTGCAATGGCTGTTCGGAACCACGCAGCCCGTTTTGCCGCTGACCTGCTCCGGCAGCGGGGCCATGAACGCCGCGGTGTGGAACCTGTTTCAACCGGGCGAGCGGGTGTTGGTGGTGGAGGCCGGGAAGTTCGGCCAGCGCTGGAAGGACATCGCCCTGGCCCGGGGCCTGGAAGCCACGGTGCTCAAGCTGCCCTGGGGCCAGGCGGTTTCCCCGGAGGCGATCCGCGAGGCCCTGGACGGGGACCCGGCCATCCGGGGGGTGCTGGTCCAGGCTTCGGAAACCTCCACCGGGGTGCTGCATCCGGTGCGGGACATTGCCGAAATGACCCGGCACCGGGACGTCCTGCTGGTGGTGGACGGCATTTCCGCCGTGGCCATTTCCCCGTGCCCCATGGACGAATGGGGCGTGGACTGTCTGCTGACCGGCTCCCAGAAAGGCCTGATGCTCCCACCCGGCCTGGCCTTCATCGCCCTTAGCGCCCGGGCCTGGGCCGCGGTGGAACGCCAGGCAGGTCCCGCGGGCTCTCCGGGGGCCTGCCCCGTGGCCTATTTTGATCTGCGCCGGGAGCGGGAGAACTGCCTGAAGGACCAGACCCTGTTCACCCCGGCCATCAATCTGCTCAACGGACTGGACGTTTCGCTGAGGCTGTTCCGGGAGCGCGGGCTGGAGGAAATTTTCCGCAAGCAATGGGCCCTGACCCAGCTGACCCGCAGGGCGGTCCGAACCCTGGGGCTGGAACTGCTGGTGCAAAAACAGTACACATGGGGGCTGACCAGCATCCTGGTCCCCGCCGGTCTGGACGGACAGCGGCTGCTGCAAATCGCGGCCGACGCCTACGGCGTGGTCATGGCCGGAGGCCAGGATCACCTCAAGGGCCGGATCATCCGTCTTGGTCATATGGGCCACGTGGACTACGCGGACGTCCTGGCCGGGCTCTACGCCCTGCGCCAGGCCTTCAAAGCCTGCGGTGGACACACCGCCAGCCGGGATTATCTGGAGGCCGGGTTGACCGCCTACGAACAGGCCCTGGATCCGCGGAGCGTTCCGGGAGAGGAACCGGAGAGAACCTGA
- a CDS encoding DHH family phosphoesterase, with the protein MGYFRSLGSKIDALNELWRKSDRWLIMMNADPDALASAQALRRIMARKVAAVDCAQVNEISRPDNLTMIKTLRIPTQRLTPNLAAQYDHFALVDSQPHHHPAFKDYAFSLIIDHHPLVPENPVEAEFQDIQPGYGATSTMLTEYLHRLKIRPGELLATALLYGIKTDTQSFERQFSDIDVRAFRYLSKFGNLNLLRKISRSEFRLDWLKYFSLAFRKLRVNGHCLHVFMGRLDSPDILVILGDFFLRLYGISWTVTCGVCDDTLVLIFRGDGLHRDMGKLANKLFGDVGSAGGHATMARAEVPLANIGENDPEDFVWQRLRSAKRAVAKPTPSTS; encoded by the coding sequence ATGGGCTACTTCCGATCCCTGGGCTCCAAGATCGACGCCCTGAACGAGCTGTGGCGCAAATCGGACCGCTGGCTGATCATGATGAACGCTGACCCGGACGCCCTGGCCTCGGCCCAGGCGCTGCGCCGGATCATGGCCCGTAAGGTGGCCGCGGTGGACTGCGCCCAGGTCAACGAGATCTCCCGGCCGGACAACCTGACCATGATCAAGACCCTGCGCATCCCCACCCAGCGCCTGACCCCGAACCTGGCCGCGCAGTATGACCACTTCGCCCTGGTGGACTCGCAGCCTCACCATCACCCGGCATTCAAGGACTACGCCTTTTCCCTGATCATCGATCACCATCCCCTGGTTCCGGAAAATCCGGTTGAGGCGGAATTTCAGGACATCCAGCCGGGATACGGGGCCACCAGCACCATGCTCACGGAGTATCTCCATAGACTGAAGATCCGACCGGGAGAACTGCTGGCCACGGCCCTGCTCTACGGCATCAAGACCGACACCCAGAGTTTCGAGCGGCAGTTCTCGGACATCGACGTCCGGGCCTTTCGTTACCTGAGCAAGTTCGGCAATCTGAACCTGCTGCGCAAGATTTCCCGCAGCGAGTTCCGGCTGGACTGGCTGAAGTATTTTTCCCTGGCCTTCCGCAAACTGCGGGTGAACGGCCATTGCCTGCACGTGTTCATGGGACGACTGGACTCCCCGGACATTCTGGTGATCCTCGGGGATTTCTTCCTGCGACTGTACGGGATTTCCTGGACCGTGACCTGCGGGGTCTGCGACGACACCCTGGTCCTGATCTTTCGCGGCGACGGACTGCATCGGGACATGGGCAAGCTGGCCAACAAGCTGTTCGGCGACGTGGGCTCGGCCGGAGGCCACGCGACCATGGCCCGGGCGGAAGTTCCGCTGGCCAATATCGGCGAAAACGACCCCGAGGATTTTGTCTGGCAGCGTCTTCGTTCCGCCAAACGCGCCGTGGCCAAGCCCACGCCCAGTACATCCTGA
- a CDS encoding DUF1844 domain-containing protein, whose product MNEEIKITDRRVGHGKEGTEQGASAVEQAQADHQAGAGAFQGCVMPQVCFPTFVLSLSSSALVHLGEVPDPETGKTAENIEIAKHTIDILAMLEEKTKGNLDAEESKLLKDMLFELRMHYVRKSA is encoded by the coding sequence ATGAACGAAGAGATCAAGATCACGGATCGACGCGTTGGTCATGGCAAGGAAGGCACGGAGCAAGGTGCATCGGCCGTGGAACAGGCCCAGGCGGACCACCAGGCCGGAGCCGGAGCTTTTCAAGGCTGCGTGATGCCCCAGGTCTGCTTTCCCACCTTTGTTCTGTCCCTGAGTTCCTCGGCCCTGGTCCATCTGGGCGAGGTTCCGGACCCGGAAACCGGAAAGACCGCCGAGAACATCGAAATAGCCAAACACACCATCGATATCCTGGCCATGCTTGAGGAAAAGACCAAGGGCAATCTGGATGCCGAAGAATCCAAGCTGCTCAAGGACATGCTCTTCGAGTTGCGCATGCACTACGTGCGCAAATCGGCGTAA
- the polA gene encoding DNA polymerase I yields the protein MSLKSRLNLSADPVFLLDGTSFLYRAFYAFPDLKRSDGFPTNALFIVLRLLLRLHREERPRYAGFFLDGPGPTFRHELFTPYKAQRPKTPEALVQQIEPLVRGVELFGLTVQVSEGVEADDLIASLCRKFKSECPVVVVGSDKDLLQCLDKNVVIWDPGLKNEKLVTNESFRREHAMTPEQWPDFQALTGDSTDNIPGIPGVGPKTAMGLMRRFPTLEALRDNVNVLTPKERKKVEPELERIFTYRELTRLRTDLHPDARLEDYRCREWDDASLLAFLREYEFRSLEREMAALSAPEASASSDQGRLRQGELLTSKTQKATKRLAAHRNPKDDPPDEQALERTEVLPNFSGKRVGVAADRDSWRLGLEGRELLWGGTSKNVTKDLVDALRPAALVAAHSWKDLLAQDACWSEVPMDRRFDVSLAAYLLQPEERDYSLAALVRRYGHELADAAQPGEEAPALLTLRLAEALGRSVGQAGFSELIATLEMPLIPVLVDMERVGVLLDQQALKAFLDEVQAGLERLSRSISQRAGGSFNLRSSQQMAEVLFERLGLKTGRKTPGGGRSTSVEVLERLAGEHPIVPEILEYRKLEKLRSTYLEPLPKLADKGGRVHTTFNQLAVATGRLSSSSPNLQNIPIRGDQGRRMRACFTAPPGQELISADYSQIELRVLAHLSEDPHLRDLFARGVDVHSGTAAILFVKEPEQVTAEERRKAKTINFGLLYGMGPQKLGRELGINQQQAKDFMALYFTRLQKVRDFYEEVVAKAKEQGAVFTLAGRRRTLPDINSRNDNLAQIARRMAINTVVQGSAADIIKMAMIRVHGDEALRAAGARMILQVHDELLLEAPDAESQRVGERVAELMASVVQLDVPLVVDWGRGANWAVGHG from the coding sequence ATGAGCCTGAAATCCCGCCTGAACCTCTCCGCGGACCCGGTGTTTCTTCTTGACGGAACCTCCTTTTTGTACCGGGCCTTTTACGCCTTTCCGGATCTGAAGCGCTCGGACGGCTTCCCGACCAACGCCCTGTTCATCGTCCTGCGCCTGCTGTTGCGCCTGCATCGCGAGGAACGACCGCGCTACGCCGGCTTTTTCCTGGACGGCCCCGGCCCCACGTTTCGCCATGAATTGTTCACGCCTTACAAGGCCCAGCGCCCCAAGACCCCGGAAGCCCTGGTCCAACAGATCGAGCCGCTGGTCCGGGGAGTGGAGCTGTTCGGCCTGACCGTCCAGGTGTCGGAAGGGGTGGAGGCGGACGACCTGATCGCCAGCCTGTGCAGGAAGTTCAAGTCCGAATGCCCGGTGGTTGTCGTCGGTTCGGACAAGGACCTGTTGCAATGCCTGGACAAGAATGTCGTGATCTGGGACCCGGGCCTGAAAAACGAGAAGCTGGTCACCAACGAATCCTTCCGCCGGGAACACGCCATGACCCCGGAGCAGTGGCCGGACTTCCAGGCCCTGACCGGAGACAGCACGGACAACATCCCCGGCATTCCCGGCGTCGGCCCAAAGACCGCCATGGGGCTGATGCGGCGATTCCCGACCCTGGAGGCTTTGCGGGACAACGTGAACGTGCTGACGCCCAAGGAGCGCAAAAAAGTCGAACCCGAGCTGGAGCGCATTTTTACCTACCGAGAGCTGACCCGTCTGCGCACGGACCTGCATCCGGACGCCCGGCTGGAGGATTATCGTTGCCGGGAATGGGACGACGCGTCGCTGCTGGCGTTTCTGCGCGAATACGAATTTCGCTCCCTCGAACGAGAGATGGCGGCCCTGTCCGCGCCTGAAGCATCGGCATCGTCCGATCAAGGGCGATTGCGCCAAGGAGAGTTGCTGACCTCGAAAACCCAGAAGGCGACGAAACGCTTGGCCGCGCATCGGAACCCGAAAGACGACCCTCCGGATGAACAGGCTTTGGAACGAACGGAGGTTCTGCCGAATTTTTCCGGAAAACGGGTCGGGGTGGCCGCGGACCGAGACAGTTGGCGACTGGGGCTGGAAGGGCGTGAACTCCTGTGGGGCGGCACGTCCAAGAACGTGACCAAGGATTTGGTGGACGCGTTGCGTCCGGCGGCCCTGGTCGCGGCCCATTCCTGGAAGGATTTGCTGGCCCAGGACGCGTGTTGGTCCGAAGTGCCCATGGACCGGCGCTTCGACGTCAGTCTGGCTGCCTACCTGCTCCAGCCCGAGGAGCGCGACTACAGCCTGGCGGCGCTGGTTCGCCGATATGGCCATGAGCTGGCGGATGCCGCCCAGCCCGGCGAGGAAGCGCCCGCCCTGCTGACGTTGCGGCTGGCCGAGGCCCTGGGGCGCAGCGTGGGGCAGGCCGGGTTTTCCGAGCTGATCGCCACTCTGGAGATGCCCTTGATCCCGGTGCTGGTGGACATGGAGCGGGTCGGAGTGCTGCTGGACCAGCAGGCCCTGAAAGCCTTCCTGGACGAGGTTCAGGCGGGATTGGAGCGGCTTTCCAGGTCCATTTCCCAGCGGGCCGGAGGGTCGTTCAATCTGCGTTCCAGCCAGCAGATGGCCGAGGTGCTCTTCGAGCGCCTGGGCTTGAAGACCGGACGCAAGACCCCCGGCGGCGGCAGGTCCACCAGCGTGGAGGTCCTGGAGCGGCTGGCCGGGGAGCATCCCATCGTTCCGGAGATCCTGGAGTACCGCAAACTGGAAAAGCTGCGCTCCACCTATCTTGAACCGCTGCCCAAACTGGCCGACAAAGGCGGCAGGGTGCACACCACCTTCAACCAGTTGGCCGTGGCCACGGGGCGACTGTCCAGCAGCAGCCCCAATCTACAGAACATCCCTATCCGAGGCGACCAGGGACGGCGGATGCGGGCCTGCTTCACCGCGCCGCCCGGCCAGGAGCTGATCAGCGCGGACTATTCCCAGATCGAGTTGCGCGTCCTGGCCCATCTTTCCGAAGATCCGCACCTGCGGGATCTCTTTGCCCGGGGAGTGGACGTCCATTCCGGTACCGCGGCCATTTTGTTCGTCAAGGAGCCGGAGCAGGTCACCGCCGAGGAGCGACGCAAGGCCAAGACCATCAATTTCGGGCTGCTCTACGGCATGGGGCCGCAAAAGTTGGGCCGGGAACTGGGCATCAACCAGCAGCAGGCCAAGGACTTCATGGCCCTGTACTTCACCCGGCTGCAAAAGGTCCGGGATTTTTACGAAGAGGTGGTGGCCAAGGCCAAGGAACAAGGGGCGGTGTTCACCCTGGCCGGAAGGCGCCGGACCTTGCCGGACATCAACTCCCGCAACGACAATCTGGCCCAGATCGCCCGGCGCATGGCCATCAACACCGTGGTTCAGGGCTCGGCCGCGGACATCATCAAAATGGCCATGATCCGCGTTCACGGCGACGAAGCACTGCGGGCGGCCGGGGCCCGGATGATCCTTCAGGTCCACGACGAACTGCTCCTGGAGGCCCCGGACGCGGAGAGCCAGCGGGTCGGCGAACGAGTGGCCGAGTTGATGGCTTCGGTGGTTCAGCTGGACGTGCCCCTGGTGGTGGATTGGGGCCGGGGGGCGAACTGGGCTGTGGGGCATGGGTAA
- the cbiR gene encoding cobamide remodeling phosphodiesterase CbiR — protein MKTGVFPKIPAMSASGLCSRSRLKHARIAAPSFVWPADVAANCRRLEPLVDEVGLLFFQSEACLAYTEHDLPPWLAETGLGFHVHLPLDLPWNEGPERVWEIVSGLRRKAAFLRPWAFVLHPPEARADFADLSGQSRICPPSGNGVAFRQSFDSLRDFVRLWDQEREQRQEHGSGRPEELLLENIRENDLVDSWSLIQSSNLGICLDLGHLLVHGQQTHHLPGIWSRVRMMHLSAPGKFGADGRPRDGHRSLTELDHRGRSLLEEILGRIRPDCVLMLEVFEPEGFMESLNMLRAMTGRS, from the coding sequence ATGAAAACGGGCGTCTTCCCAAAAATCCCGGCCATGTCCGCTTCCGGTCTCTGTTCACGCTCCAGGCTGAAACATGCAAGAATTGCCGCCCCGTCGTTCGTCTGGCCGGCGGATGTCGCCGCGAATTGCCGGCGGCTTGAGCCGTTGGTGGACGAAGTGGGGCTGCTTTTTTTTCAATCCGAAGCCTGCCTGGCCTACACCGAACATGACCTGCCTCCCTGGCTGGCAGAGACCGGCCTCGGGTTTCACGTCCATCTGCCCCTGGATCTGCCCTGGAACGAAGGACCGGAACGGGTCTGGGAGATCGTCTCCGGGCTGCGACGCAAGGCGGCTTTTCTCCGTCCCTGGGCCTTCGTGCTGCATCCGCCCGAGGCGCGGGCCGATTTTGCCGATCTTTCCGGACAGTCCCGGATTTGCCCGCCATCGGGAAATGGCGTAGCCTTCAGGCAAAGTTTTGACTCCCTGCGCGATTTTGTCCGACTTTGGGATCAAGAGAGGGAGCAGAGGCAGGAACACGGGAGCGGACGCCCGGAGGAACTGCTGCTGGAGAACATCCGGGAAAACGATCTGGTGGACTCGTGGTCATTGATTCAATCCTCCAACCTGGGTATTTGCCTGGACTTGGGGCATCTGCTCGTCCACGGACAGCAAACCCACCACCTGCCGGGGATTTGGTCCCGCGTGCGCATGATGCATCTCAGCGCTCCCGGCAAGTTTGGGGCGGATGGACGGCCACGGGACGGGCATCGTTCCCTGACCGAGCTGGACCACCGCGGCCGGTCGCTGCTGGAGGAAATTCTGGGGCGGATTCGCCCGGACTGTGTCTTGATGCTGGAAGTTTTTGAACCGGAGGGGTTCATGGAATCGTTGAACATGCTCCGCGCCATGACGGGTCGCTCATGA
- a CDS encoding HD-GYP domain-containing protein, translated as MRDVTDDLVRIMERIAGGEYGSDLFRYSTEEHPEMIRRIAEAMGMMMVKVEAREQRILMDLEELRERHEVFKKAVTTFVLAMSSAIGARDPYTQGHEQRTAGYALRLARRVGLSKEDAQFVYLGAMLHDIGKLGFSDRLFSGEDCRDSPELLQAIKSHPEIGSSILHWIDFLGPAVDVVRHHHERMDGSGYPQGLAGEDISYFARIVAVADTFDAITTDRPYQPGKTMHEGLETLKNIAGTHLDPALVAAFQEEILENDLE; from the coding sequence ATGCGGGATGTCACGGATGATCTTGTGCGGATCATGGAGCGGATTGCCGGTGGTGAATATGGAAGCGATCTCTTCCGGTACAGCACCGAGGAGCATCCGGAAATGATTCGCAGGATCGCCGAGGCCATGGGGATGATGATGGTCAAGGTGGAGGCCAGGGAGCAGCGAATTTTGATGGACCTGGAAGAACTCCGCGAGCGTCACGAAGTGTTCAAAAAAGCGGTGACCACCTTCGTGCTGGCCATGTCGTCCGCGATAGGGGCTCGCGATCCCTACACCCAGGGGCACGAGCAGCGTACCGCCGGGTATGCCTTGCGTCTGGCCCGAAGGGTCGGCTTGTCCAAGGAGGACGCCCAGTTTGTGTATCTCGGGGCCATGCTGCATGATATCGGCAAGCTCGGGTTTTCCGACAGGCTGTTCAGCGGCGAGGATTGTCGCGATTCGCCGGAATTGCTGCAAGCGATCAAGTCCCACCCCGAAATCGGAAGTTCCATCCTGCACTGGATCGACTTTCTCGGACCCGCCGTGGACGTGGTGCGTCACCATCACGAGCGTATGGACGGCTCAGGGTATCCGCAAGGTCTGGCCGGGGAGGACATTTCTTATTTTGCCCGGATCGTGGCCGTGGCTGATACCTTTGACGCCATTACCACGGATCGTCCCTACCAACCCGGCAAGACCATGCATGAAGGACTCGAGACTCTGAAAAACATCGCCGGAACCCATCTCGATCCGGCCCTGGTGGCCGCGTTTCAGGAGGAGATTCTGGAGAACGATTTGGAGTAG
- the thpR gene encoding RNA 2',3'-cyclic phosphodiesterase has protein sequence MRCFIGLPLPGDYQRLLAGVITEWKPVLGACASWTKPENWHLTLKFLGETDQGHVARLSEFFGGGTGEAFVLQGRGGGFFPDPRKPRVLWVGLGKGANRTRRLAARIEEVCVELGFAREERLFRPHLTIARLKQPRKDHRGEACRSSRESRQSSASPWGEVLRFVETISWPEITVDRMVLWESRLSAEGPNYRPLAEWRLATGAFG, from the coding sequence ATGCGCTGCTTCATTGGTTTGCCATTGCCCGGAGACTACCAACGGCTCCTGGCGGGCGTCATCACTGAATGGAAGCCCGTCCTCGGAGCCTGTGCGTCCTGGACCAAACCGGAAAACTGGCATTTGACGCTGAAATTTCTGGGTGAAACGGACCAAGGGCATGTGGCCCGCCTGAGCGAGTTTTTCGGAGGGGGTACGGGAGAGGCCTTTGTCTTGCAAGGGCGCGGTGGAGGTTTTTTCCCGGATCCGCGCAAGCCTCGCGTCCTTTGGGTGGGACTGGGAAAAGGTGCGAACCGAACCCGGCGATTGGCGGCCAGGATCGAGGAAGTCTGCGTGGAACTGGGCTTTGCCCGAGAAGAGCGATTGTTTCGGCCGCATCTGACCATTGCACGGCTCAAACAGCCCCGAAAAGACCATCGCGGCGAGGCGTGCCGCAGTTCGCGCGAAAGTCGACAATCATCCGCCTCACCCTGGGGCGAGGTCCTACGCTTCGTGGAAACGATTTCCTGGCCGGAAATTACCGTGGACCGGATGGTGCTCTGGGAGAGCCGCTTGTCCGCGGAAGGGCCGAACTATCGGCCCCTGGCGGAATGGAGACTGGCGACGGGAGCCTTCGGATAA
- a CDS encoding bifunctional adenosylcobinamide kinase/adenosylcobinamide-phosphate guanylyltransferase gives MITLILGGEKSGKSAWALQRLLQADGPHLFVGTAAAQDMEMRQRIREHRRQRPAHLPALETNIELPEALRRERADHGAILVDSLDFWLFACIQADQETRLRTELLDCLQESALKMVGTRLLFVSSEIGLGPIQATPQTRHFVRSLGLLNQQIAGLADEVVLMVAGLPLWLKGTS, from the coding sequence ATGATTACCTTGATTCTCGGAGGAGAGAAGTCCGGCAAGTCCGCCTGGGCCTTGCAGCGTCTGCTTCAGGCGGACGGTCCGCATCTGTTCGTCGGCACGGCCGCGGCCCAGGACATGGAAATGCGCCAGCGTATCCGGGAGCATCGTCGCCAGCGGCCCGCGCATCTACCGGCCCTGGAGACGAATATCGAACTGCCCGAGGCGCTGCGCCGGGAGCGGGCGGACCACGGGGCCATTTTGGTCGACAGCCTGGACTTCTGGCTGTTCGCCTGCATCCAGGCCGACCAGGAGACCCGGTTGCGAACCGAACTGCTGGACTGCTTGCAAGAGAGCGCCCTGAAAATGGTCGGGACGCGCCTGCTTTTCGTCAGTTCGGAAATCGGCCTCGGCCCGATCCAGGCCACGCCCCAGACCCGGCACTTCGTTCGCAGCTTGGGCCTTTTAAATCAACAAATCGCGGGCCTGGCCGACGAAGTGGTTCTGATGGTCGCCGGGTTGCCGCTTTGGCTGAAAGGAACGAGTTAG
- the argC gene encoding N-acetyl-gamma-glutamyl-phosphate reductase: MQRIPVGLVGVAGYTGMELCRLLAGHPEMELVRATSRSEAGKTLGLLLPHLAGTGLADLVVTQPDTDDLAEACKLVFLAVPHGTAMDMAAELLQKGVRVVDLSADFRLHDSQVYAQWYNLEHRHAELLNQAVYGLPELYARDIARARLTANPGCYPTSVLLALAPALQGGLVEPDGIVADSKSGASGAGRKAATATLFCEVHDTFRAYGLGKHRHTPEMEQEVGKLAGTPVALSFNPHLLPIDRGILSTVYTRLTRSVTGAEVLELYRDFYATRSDILGPTAGSWVRVHPQGSWPETRFTRGTMFCDLGLLVDARTNRLVIVSVIDNLCRGASGQALVNANLMLGLDPALGLPVAPLVP, encoded by the coding sequence ATGCAACGCATTCCCGTCGGACTCGTGGGCGTGGCCGGGTATACCGGCATGGAGCTGTGTCGGCTTTTGGCCGGGCATCCGGAAATGGAACTGGTTCGGGCCACCAGCCGGAGCGAGGCCGGAAAGACCCTGGGGCTGCTGCTGCCCCATTTGGCCGGGACCGGTTTGGCCGATCTGGTGGTCACCCAGCCGGACACGGACGATTTGGCCGAAGCCTGCAAGCTGGTCTTCCTGGCCGTGCCCCACGGGACGGCCATGGACATGGCCGCGGAGTTGCTCCAAAAAGGCGTCCGGGTGGTGGATCTGAGCGCGGACTTCCGGCTCCACGATTCTCAGGTCTACGCCCAGTGGTACAACCTGGAGCACCGCCACGCCGAACTGCTGAATCAGGCGGTCTACGGCCTGCCGGAGCTGTATGCCCGGGACATCGCCCGGGCTAGGCTGACGGCCAACCCCGGCTGCTACCCCACCAGCGTTCTGCTGGCCTTGGCCCCGGCCCTGCAAGGCGGGTTGGTGGAGCCGGACGGGATCGTGGCCGATTCCAAGTCCGGAGCCTCCGGGGCCGGGCGCAAGGCGGCAACGGCCACGCTGTTCTGCGAAGTGCATGACACCTTCCGGGCCTACGGCCTGGGCAAGCATCGCCATACCCCGGAAATGGAGCAGGAAGTGGGCAAGTTGGCCGGAACCCCGGTGGCCTTGTCCTTCAATCCGCACCTGCTGCCCATTGACCGGGGCATCCTGTCCACGGTCTACACCCGGTTGACCCGATCCGTGACCGGGGCGGAGGTCCTGGAACTCTACCGCGATTTCTACGCCACTCGTTCCGATATCCTGGGCCCGACAGCCGGGTCCTGGGTGCGCGTCCACCCGCAAGGATCATGGCCGGAAACCCGTTTCACCCGCGGGACCATGTTCTGCGATCTCGGCCTGCTGGTGGATGCGCGAACCAATCGGCTGGTGATCGTCAGCGTCATCGACAACCTCTGCCGCGGCGCGTCCGGCCAAGCGCTTGTCAACGCCAACCTGATGCTGGGCCTCGACCCGGCCCTGGGTTTGCCGGTTGCGCCTTTGGTGCCGTAG